The DNA sequence TGTAAATGCCAATTCTTCCAGTCAAAGACTTCTTGCAACGTCTCATGTAACTGTTCGAAGGTGAAGTTAACTGGAACAACCAACCGACGCCACACCTCATGATTGTCAAGGTTTAACGTTACAGTCATCTCCACTGCCCTCGATTGAATCACTGGGCCGTCTGTTAAAACTTCCAAAGTCTTATACAATTCTTCATTCGGATTTACATAGCTATTCTTCCCATTTCCAAATAACATGCGGCTTGCCTTCATACTCATTGCTGGCTGAATAACCGCATTGGTTTCTATAAAGTCTTCCCTTATCAATGCTGCTTCACACGCTTTATTTAACCTTGCCACACTCGTTTTATCTTTTGTTTTTGTAATAATAACCTCACTATTCAGTTGTAAATACTTTTCAATTACACTATCTTCAATACTCTCTGCTGTAAACGTTTCTCGTATAGCTTGTCCAATGAGCTGATTTAGATTTTGAAAATCCTTTGCTTTTAGCCCATAAAGCACAAGTACATACCTATTCAAATCATTCATGAACACCAATACTTTTTTCCGGTTCATGATGAGAATATTTGCATGCCAGGAAAATAAAGGGTCTTTTTCTATCTTCTCATTTGGCTTCACCTTAAGTTCATCTAACAGTTTCTTCGTACATTGGATTAGCATAAGCATCCCCTCACTAACATATTGCCACCATTATACCACTCATTTCGGGTCGGGTAGTGCCAGGCACCACCCGACCCGAAACCACACGAACGAACCTACTCCACAAAGCTTGCAATGACTACGATGACATTTGTATAGCCACCACCTACATTTGGAAAGCCAGAGTGTATGGTTGGAACTCCTATAAATTCCACGTAATCTTCTGCAAAGATATCATCGAGTACACCAGGATAGATAACATCAAATACCCCATAATCTGTATAAACCAACACTTCCGTAAAGTAGCTATCAATTTCTGCTACGTATTCTTCGTAAATCTCTATTACATACCCATCACTGTAAAATAAAGAAGATGTATAGTTGCTTAAACTCTTAGATATATGGCGGTAGTCAACATCAAAGTTAATTAAGTCTACATTCTCTTCCAACGTGCTTTCGGTTGCGGGGAATAAGTGGAGATGATTTGAAATGAATTGGTATGTGTCATCTGGTAACGGTTGACCAGGGTAGTTACCGAAATCTTCGTCCATAAAAGGAATAATCAATTGAAAGTAGTCTGCCACTGTTGCATCATCAGTTGGTAGCGTGCTTGTCACTTCTGCAGGTTGTTCATTTAAAAAAGTAGCGTCTAACACTTGTGTCTCAAAGATTTTCCATTCTCCATCCTCTAACCTCAATACGTGAATACCCTCAATGACATTATCGTTAAATTCCGGGCCCTCAATTTTCACCGTAGTTTGAACGAATCGGACTTCCGCAACATTCCCTGAAATACGAACGACTTCAACTTCATCTATACTATAATCCAGTATATACGTAGCAAATAACTCTAACATAGTAGTCTCAGTTGATTCGTACAATGGCGAACGACTATGAATTGTGCCCATATATAGCTCAATGTCCTCGATTTTTGCGGCCATTGCATTTTTTTCAATAACTTCTATAATTTGTTCTTCATCAGTTAACGGTTCTGGTTCATCAATCGTGCTTTCTTGCTCGACCTCATCTACACCATTATCATCCTCGGGGACTACAATTTCTTCATCTACTTCTTCCTCTACGACCTCTTGCTTAACCGGTTCGGTTTCATTTTCCAATTCCACTTCTGACGGCGCCCCTCCACAAGCAGCTACAAATAAAAAGAAAAGCCCCATAACCAAAATCCCGTATATTTTTTTCATGTAAGTACCTCCGTGTTGTTATACATTCCTCATCACTATATTACTAGGTGAATGATTGTGTTCTTCTTTCACACATATAATACAAGACTACGCTCGGTCCTTTCGACTTGCACTTGCTTTAGGCTAGTGCAAAATTTTCACTTATTATTGTTCTTTACATGTGAAGTGTATCGGTTTGATTGAGTTTGCTGCTTTGTAGGAGTAGTTGTTGTGTAACGGTGAATGGCTAGGTTGTTGAGTTGAAGGTTAATGCAGGTTGAATAGTATTCATTTTATTACACGGAAAACTAAAAATACCTTAAAAATATGGAATGAGTTTGTACTGCTCGGAAATAATTTTTAGACTTGCTCACATCAAAAAGCCCACCACCAAATGTTCGGTGATGAGCTAAAGATTTTTCGGGTGGTGCCAGGCACCACCCGAATTTCAGTGTATAATGATTAAAAACTAGTTTCGCAGATGGAGGTTACACATAAATGAGAGAG is a window from the Bacillus alkalicellulosilyticus genome containing:
- a CDS encoding plasmid pRiA4b ORF-3 family protein, with the protein product MLIQCTKKLLDELKVKPNEKIEKDPLFSWHANILIMNRKKVLVFMNDLNRYVLVLYGLKAKDFQNLNQLIGQAIRETFTAESIEDSVIEKYLQLNSEVIITKTKDKTSVARLNKACEAALIREDFIETNAVIQPAMSMKASRMLFGNGKNSYVNPNEELYKTLEVLTDGPVIQSRAVEMTVTLNLDNHEVWRRLVVPVNFTFEQLHETLQEVFDWKNWHLHEFYVYQEIQHKNSKVVRLHSNKVPPVLHIVSHEEAFSYGNGTPMKLEKECKLSDYLPAKLQYNYDFGDGWEHTIIIEHEIEDFNGNYSVCLAGSGDAPPEDVGGEYGFERFLGIISDQTHPEFKNMTNWGEQQGYQKFDLETVNRRLKATFR